One stretch of Amycolatopsis tolypomycina DNA includes these proteins:
- a CDS encoding Lrp/AsnC family transcriptional regulator, which yields MSEESAMLAEQDLKLADALQAAPRASWSTLGRALGVGAVTAARRWDALVERGDAWLTAYAGGELLERLALAFVAIDCEPGAALPVASALASDVHVATVEYVAGPCDLLAHVVTPSVRELGAHVAGRVAAVPGVTRVRTTVSPRMFTEGSRWRVRAISPGQREALAPKPARRRTPLRFDAADRALILALGADARASAAALAESLGIGATTVRRRLDGLLGRGAIRVRCEIARSVSPAPVTVTLWLRVPPDKLETTARSLAMVPEVRMCAALAGAENLMLVVWLPAQQDLLPLEAGLAAKLPWLEITGRAVTLRSVKLMGRLLDAAGRATGRVPLDFWAAVPVPEHGDRSVHRSGG from the coding sequence ATGAGCGAAGAATCCGCCATGTTGGCCGAGCAGGACCTCAAACTGGCCGACGCGCTCCAGGCGGCGCCGCGGGCGTCGTGGTCGACGCTCGGCCGCGCACTCGGCGTGGGCGCGGTGACGGCGGCCCGGCGCTGGGACGCGCTGGTGGAGCGCGGGGACGCCTGGCTCACCGCCTACGCCGGCGGCGAGCTCCTCGAGCGGCTGGCACTGGCCTTCGTGGCGATCGACTGCGAGCCGGGGGCGGCGTTGCCGGTCGCTTCGGCGCTGGCGTCCGACGTCCACGTGGCGACGGTCGAGTACGTGGCGGGGCCGTGCGACCTGCTCGCCCACGTCGTCACGCCGTCGGTGCGGGAGCTGGGGGCGCACGTGGCGGGCCGGGTGGCGGCGGTGCCGGGCGTGACGCGCGTGCGGACGACGGTGTCGCCGCGGATGTTCACCGAGGGCAGCCGCTGGCGGGTGCGGGCGATTTCGCCGGGTCAGCGCGAGGCGCTGGCACCGAAGCCGGCCCGCCGTCGCACACCACTGCGGTTCGATGCGGCGGACCGGGCACTGATCTTGGCGTTGGGCGCGGACGCCAGAGCATCGGCGGCGGCACTGGCGGAGTCACTGGGCATCGGCGCGACGACGGTGCGCCGCCGGCTGGACGGCTTGCTCGGCCGCGGCGCGATCCGGGTCCGCTGCGAGATCGCGCGGTCGGTGTCACCGGCGCCGGTGACGGTGACGCTGTGGCTGCGCGTCCCACCGGACAAGCTGGAGACGACGGCCCGGTCGCTGGCGATGGTCCCGGAGGTCCGGATGTGCGCCGCGTTGGCCGGGGCGGAGAACCTGATGCTGGTGGTGTGGCTGCCCGCGCAGCAGGATTTGCTCCCGCTGGAAGCCGGGCTGGCGGCGAAGCTGCCGTGGCTGGAGATCACCGGCCGCGCGGTGACGCTGCGGAGCGTCAAGCTGATGGGTCGCCTGCTCGACGCGGCGGGCCGGGCGACGGGCCGGGTGCCGTTGGACTTCTGGGCCGCGGTCCCCGTGCCGGAGCACGGGGACCGCAGCGTTCACCGATCCGGGGGATGA
- a CDS encoding metal-dependent hydrolase family protein — MTRTVFTGGSVFDGTGADPAPADVVVEHGRIVDVGTDLDGDEGVDCAGTVLLPGLFDCHVHVTVSDIGLLSRVQKPFSYQFYEAARNLWATLGLGITTVRDAAGADLGIKEAVDDGLIPGPRLQISIGLISPTGGHGDAWHPSGLCVPLMVPHPGRPETTVDGPDEMRRVARTLLRAGADVLKVCTTGGVLSPRDDPRHSQFTPEELDVLVTEAAMQGRPVMAHAQGAAGIKNAVRAGARSIEHGIYLDDEAIELMLGHGTWLVPTLIAPVNVVRAADAGVDLPAAVVAKAREVVEAHRDSLRRAYAAGVRIAMGTDSGVGPHGTNLEELALMAACGMTPGDVLESTTSSAARLMGLDGELGRLEPGLRADVVVVAGDPYDFPALASNIREVWKDGIRVV, encoded by the coding sequence GTGACGCGCACGGTGTTCACCGGCGGCTCGGTCTTCGACGGCACCGGCGCGGATCCGGCGCCGGCCGACGTCGTCGTCGAGCACGGCCGGATCGTCGACGTCGGCACGGACCTCGACGGCGACGAGGGCGTCGACTGCGCCGGCACGGTGCTGCTGCCCGGGCTGTTCGACTGCCACGTGCACGTGACGGTGTCGGACATCGGGCTGCTGTCGCGGGTGCAGAAGCCGTTCTCCTACCAGTTCTACGAAGCCGCGCGGAACCTGTGGGCGACGCTGGGCCTGGGCATCACGACGGTCCGCGACGCGGCGGGCGCGGACCTCGGCATCAAGGAGGCGGTGGACGACGGCCTGATCCCCGGGCCGCGGCTGCAGATCTCGATCGGCCTGATCAGCCCGACCGGCGGCCACGGCGACGCGTGGCACCCGTCCGGGCTGTGCGTCCCGCTGATGGTGCCGCACCCGGGCCGGCCGGAGACGACGGTCGACGGCCCCGACGAGATGCGCCGGGTGGCGCGGACGCTGCTGCGCGCGGGCGCGGACGTGCTGAAGGTGTGCACGACCGGCGGCGTGCTGTCCCCGCGCGACGACCCGCGGCACTCGCAGTTCACGCCGGAGGAGCTGGACGTCCTGGTGACGGAGGCGGCGATGCAGGGCCGCCCGGTGATGGCGCACGCCCAGGGCGCGGCGGGCATCAAGAACGCGGTCCGCGCGGGCGCCCGCTCGATCGAGCACGGGATCTACCTCGACGACGAGGCGATCGAGCTGATGCTCGGCCACGGCACCTGGCTGGTCCCGACGCTGATCGCCCCGGTGAACGTGGTCCGCGCGGCCGACGCGGGCGTCGACCTCCCGGCGGCGGTGGTGGCGAAAGCGCGCGAAGTGGTGGAGGCGCACCGGGATTCGTTGCGCCGCGCGTATGCGGCGGGCGTCCGGATCGCGATGGGCACGGACAGCGGAGTGGGCCCCCACGGGACGAACCTGGAGGAACTGGCCCTGATGGCGGCGTGCGGCATGACCCCGGGAGACGTCCTGGAGTCGACGACCTCTTCGGCGGCCCGCCTGATGGGCCTGGACGGCGAGCTGGGCCGGCTCGAGCCAGGCCTGCGGGCGGACGTCGTGGTGGTGGCCGGGGACCCGTACGACTTCCCGGCGCTGGCGTCGAACATCCGGGAGGTCTGGAAGGACGGCATCCGGGTCGTCTGA
- a CDS encoding transglutaminase-like domain-containing protein: MAVRATVDVEFAIRVTKPGPAAISVSAAHADTEELTVSWHGGSELVEFAHGTRAEVFALPAGEHRVTYHAERALTDPEPEPVTLADVAVFTRPSRYCPSDRVAGLVPPEIVKLKNAGKQVEAIVRHVHSRLSYVVGSGRATDDAIDTLLAGEGVCRDFAHVCITLCRFLDIPARYVGVYAPGLAPMDFHAVFEAAVDGHWYVFDATRLAPRQTMLRISTGRDAADTAFLATLGGELDFLGSTVFATTDAALPVDDGSGLVVLG; encoded by the coding sequence ATGGCAGTGCGAGCGACCGTGGACGTCGAGTTCGCCATCCGCGTCACCAAGCCGGGGCCCGCGGCGATCTCGGTGTCCGCCGCGCACGCCGACACCGAGGAGCTCACCGTGTCCTGGCACGGCGGGAGCGAGCTCGTCGAGTTCGCGCACGGCACCCGGGCCGAGGTCTTCGCCCTGCCCGCCGGGGAGCACCGCGTCACCTACCACGCCGAGCGCGCGCTGACCGACCCCGAACCCGAGCCCGTCACGCTCGCCGACGTCGCCGTGTTCACCCGGCCGAGCCGGTACTGCCCGTCCGATCGCGTCGCCGGGCTCGTGCCGCCGGAAATCGTGAAGCTCAAGAACGCCGGGAAACAAGTCGAAGCCATCGTCCGGCACGTCCACAGCAGACTGTCCTATGTGGTCGGTTCCGGCCGGGCCACCGACGACGCGATCGACACCCTGCTCGCCGGCGAAGGCGTCTGCCGTGACTTCGCGCACGTCTGCATCACCCTGTGCCGCTTCCTCGACATCCCCGCGCGCTACGTCGGCGTCTACGCGCCCGGGCTCGCGCCGATGGACTTCCACGCCGTCTTCGAAGCCGCGGTCGACGGCCACTGGTACGTCTTCGACGCCACCCGCCTCGCGCCACGGCAGACCATGCTGCGGATCTCCACCGGCCGCGACGCCGCCGACACCGCCTTCCTCGCCACGCTCGGCGGCGAACTCGACTTCCTCGGCAGCACCGTGTTCGCGACGACGGACGCCGCGCTGCCCGTCGACGACGGGTCCGGGCTGGTCGTTCTGGGCTGA
- a CDS encoding thiolase domain-containing protein: MPDVAIAGFAKAPNVRETPGTTNGVEMLVPIFAEVFAQTGLSKQDIGFWCSGSSDYLAGRAFSFIAAVDAIGAFPPIHESHVEMDAAWALYEAWLKIKMGEVETALVYGFGKSSAGQLRRVLALQLDPYVVTPLWPDSVSIAGIQARLGLEAGLWSEKDLAEVAARGTGRDVAELLDTPYYADPLRRHDIAPITDGAAVIVLSTVERAREIVERPAVITGIEHRVDSPVLGARDLTRSPSTEAAAKALDLDGVDLAELHAPFTHQELILRTALGLGDGVQINPSGGALAANPMFSAGLARIGEAAVRIHDGESRKAVAHATSGPALQQNLVTVLEAR, from the coding sequence ATGCCAGACGTCGCGATCGCGGGCTTCGCGAAGGCCCCCAACGTCCGCGAAACCCCGGGCACCACCAACGGCGTGGAGATGCTCGTCCCGATCTTCGCCGAGGTCTTCGCGCAGACCGGGTTGTCCAAACAGGACATCGGGTTCTGGTGCTCCGGCTCGTCGGACTACCTGGCCGGCCGCGCGTTCTCCTTCATCGCCGCCGTCGACGCGATCGGCGCGTTCCCGCCGATCCACGAGTCGCACGTCGAGATGGACGCCGCCTGGGCGCTGTACGAGGCGTGGCTGAAGATCAAGATGGGCGAGGTCGAGACCGCGCTCGTCTACGGCTTCGGCAAGTCCAGCGCCGGGCAGCTGCGCCGGGTGCTCGCCCTGCAGCTCGACCCGTACGTCGTCACGCCGCTGTGGCCGGACTCGGTCTCGATCGCCGGGATCCAGGCACGGCTGGGCCTGGAGGCCGGGCTCTGGTCCGAAAAGGACCTCGCCGAAGTCGCCGCGCGCGGGACCGGCCGGGACGTCGCGGAACTCCTCGACACGCCCTACTACGCCGATCCGTTGCGCAGGCACGACATCGCGCCGATCACCGACGGCGCCGCCGTCATCGTCTTGTCCACTGTGGAACGCGCGCGGGAGATCGTCGAACGGCCGGCGGTGATCACCGGCATCGAGCACCGCGTCGACTCCCCCGTGCTCGGCGCCCGCGACCTGACGCGCTCGCCGTCCACCGAAGCCGCGGCGAAGGCGCTGGACCTCGACGGCGTCGACCTCGCCGAGCTGCACGCGCCCTTCACGCACCAGGAGCTCATCCTGCGCACCGCGCTCGGGCTCGGCGACGGCGTGCAGATCAACCCCTCCGGCGGGGCACTGGCCGCGAACCCGATGTTCTCCGCCGGGCTGGCCCGGATCGGCGAAGCGGCGGTCCGGATCCACGACGGCGAATCCCGCAAGGCCGTGGCGCACGCGACGAGCGGGCCGGCCCTGCAACAGAACCTGGTGACCGTGCTGGAGGCCCGATGA
- a CDS encoding alpha/beta fold hydrolase: MISESRCPVEDGELLVRRGGEGPALLLIAGGTGSGDAYRALAKQLYADFTVITYDRRGHFGSTDTTTGPVPVARQADDALAVLDHAADGPAQVFGSSAGALIGLDLVARHPDHVTTLVAHEPPAVHLMPDAGSWLEAAAEQVRLARSGELMTAVTRFADAIAGAALPDLPNLRLPHEADWIRLFDRELTEFFDYLPDLRALRKASTEIFPVAGEGSRGRYHYQPAKILALELGLPFTEMPGAHLAPQRNPAKFAAALMDLLNPEP, encoded by the coding sequence ATGATCTCGGAAAGCCGTTGCCCGGTGGAGGACGGCGAGCTCCTCGTCCGCCGCGGCGGCGAGGGCCCGGCCCTGCTGCTCATCGCCGGCGGCACCGGATCGGGTGACGCCTACCGCGCGCTGGCGAAGCAGCTGTACGCGGACTTCACCGTGATCACCTACGACCGCCGCGGCCACTTCGGCAGCACCGACACGACGACGGGGCCGGTCCCGGTGGCGCGGCAGGCGGACGACGCACTGGCGGTCCTCGACCACGCGGCCGACGGCCCGGCGCAGGTGTTCGGCTCGAGCGCGGGCGCACTGATCGGCCTCGACCTCGTCGCCCGGCACCCGGACCACGTGACGACGCTGGTCGCCCACGAACCCCCGGCGGTCCACCTGATGCCGGACGCGGGCAGCTGGCTCGAAGCGGCGGCGGAACAGGTCCGGCTGGCCCGATCGGGCGAGCTGATGACCGCGGTGACACGGTTCGCGGACGCCATCGCCGGCGCGGCACTGCCGGACCTGCCGAACCTCCGCCTCCCCCACGAAGCCGACTGGATCCGGCTGTTCGACCGCGAGCTGACGGAGTTCTTCGACTACCTCCCGGACCTGCGGGCCCTGCGCAAGGCGAGCACGGAGATCTTCCCGGTGGCGGGCGAGGGCAGCCGCGGCCGCTACCACTACCAGCCGGCGAAGATCCTGGCCCTGGAGCTGGGCTTGCCGTTCACCGAGATGCCGGGGGCCCACCTGGCGCCACAGCGGAACCCGGCGAAGTTCGCCGCGGCGCTGATGGACCTGCTGAACCCGGAGCCCTGA
- a CDS encoding M20 metallopeptidase family protein, protein MTLRSDAAALLDDLVALRRDLHKIPEIGLHLPRTQDRVLAALDGLPLEITLGKNLSSITAVLRGTRPGGTVLLRGDMDALSVTEASGEEFSSTLDGAMHACGHDLHTAGLVGAARLLAARKEDLPGDVVFMFQPGEEGWDGAGRMIDEGVLTASGKPVDAAYGLHVSAASYAKGHFVARPGTLMAASGALEVRVKGDGGHGSSPHDARDPIPAACEMVTALQTMVTRTFDVFDPVVITVGSFHAGTRRNIIPDDAVFEATLRSFSPEVAARVGERAVQVCRGIAQAHGLDIDVTYEPEYPATVNDAGAYDFVAATIRDVFGEERFTEMADPITGSEDFSRVLERVPGAYLFLGACPTDPATAPDNHSPRARFDDSVLGDGAALLAELAVRRLGLLAG, encoded by the coding sequence ATGACCCTGCGTTCCGATGCCGCCGCCCTGCTCGACGACCTCGTCGCCCTCCGTCGCGACCTGCACAAGATCCCCGAGATCGGCCTGCACCTGCCGCGCACCCAGGACCGGGTCCTCGCCGCGCTGGACGGCCTGCCGCTCGAAATCACCCTGGGCAAGAACCTCTCCTCGATCACCGCGGTCCTCCGGGGAACCAGACCCGGCGGCACCGTCCTCCTGCGCGGCGACATGGACGCGCTCTCGGTCACCGAAGCCAGCGGCGAGGAGTTCAGCTCCACCCTCGACGGCGCCATGCACGCCTGCGGCCACGACCTGCACACCGCCGGTCTCGTCGGCGCCGCCCGGCTGCTCGCCGCTCGCAAGGAAGACCTCCCCGGCGACGTCGTCTTCATGTTCCAGCCGGGCGAAGAAGGCTGGGACGGCGCCGGCCGCATGATCGACGAAGGCGTGCTGACGGCGTCCGGCAAGCCCGTCGACGCCGCCTACGGCCTGCACGTCTCGGCCGCCAGCTACGCGAAGGGCCACTTCGTCGCCCGCCCGGGCACACTGATGGCCGCGTCGGGCGCGCTCGAAGTCCGCGTCAAGGGCGACGGCGGCCACGGCTCGTCGCCGCACGACGCCCGCGACCCCATCCCGGCCGCCTGCGAGATGGTGACCGCCCTGCAGACGATGGTCACGCGCACCTTCGACGTCTTCGACCCGGTCGTGATCACCGTCGGCTCGTTCCACGCCGGCACGCGGCGCAACATCATCCCGGACGACGCCGTGTTCGAGGCGACGCTGCGGTCTTTCTCGCCGGAGGTCGCGGCGCGGGTGGGCGAGCGCGCGGTGCAGGTCTGCCGCGGCATCGCGCAGGCGCACGGACTCGACATCGACGTCACCTACGAACCCGAGTACCCCGCGACGGTCAACGACGCCGGCGCCTACGACTTCGTGGCGGCCACGATCCGCGACGTCTTCGGCGAGGAGCGCTTCACCGAGATGGCCGATCCGATCACCGGTTCGGAGGACTTTTCCCGTGTCCTCGAACGAGTTCCCGGTGCCTACCTGTTCCTCGGTGCCTGCCCCACGGACCCGGCGACCGCGCCGGACAACCACTCGCCGCGGGCCCGCTTCGACGACAGCGTGCTCGGCGACGGCGCCGCGCTGCTGGCCGAGCTCGCCGTCCGCCGGCTCGGGCTGCTGGCCGGGTGA
- a CDS encoding YhjD/YihY/BrkB family envelope integrity protein, which yields MKSSPKAPSPWARARARYRWLDHIARATNRYIDSGGYHYVASITYFSLLSLVPLLMVASSVAGFVLATQPHLLDTMVHAIVSTLPGALGDKATELLTGFVEQRTSVGVVGLAIGLYSGWNWMNAVRDSLTALWGQNRSDQSLLRLILVDLLALLGLSAALLVSFLLTISGTALGSYLLRLVGLDDTSWGHQLVSASSVPLSLAADWLVFLWVLTRLPRQKVGVRSAVRGAVAMAVGFEALKLAGGFYLRLIGDSPTGIAFGSIIGLIFFISLVARLLVYVTAWTATGSDAPPKPVQPPAPVVLKPVVVVDPPMAVPATVGVVTGVLGTLLALGLRRRARR from the coding sequence GTGAAGAGTTCCCCCAAGGCGCCGAGCCCCTGGGCCCGGGCACGAGCCCGGTACCGGTGGCTGGACCACATCGCCCGCGCGACCAACCGCTACATCGACTCCGGCGGCTACCACTACGTCGCTTCGATCACCTACTTCAGCCTGCTGTCGCTGGTGCCGCTGCTGATGGTCGCCTCGTCGGTCGCCGGGTTCGTGCTGGCCACCCAGCCGCACCTGCTCGACACGATGGTGCACGCGATCGTCAGCACGCTGCCCGGCGCGCTCGGGGACAAGGCCACCGAACTGCTCACCGGCTTCGTCGAGCAGCGCACCAGCGTCGGCGTGGTCGGCCTCGCCATCGGCCTGTACTCGGGCTGGAACTGGATGAACGCCGTGCGGGATTCGCTGACGGCGCTGTGGGGGCAGAACCGCTCGGACCAGTCGCTGCTGCGGCTGATCCTCGTCGACCTGCTCGCGCTGCTCGGCCTGAGCGCGGCGCTGCTCGTGTCGTTCCTGCTCACCATCTCCGGCACCGCGCTCGGCAGCTACCTGCTCCGGCTCGTCGGCCTGGACGACACGAGCTGGGGCCACCAGCTCGTGTCGGCGTCGTCGGTGCCGCTGTCGCTGGCCGCCGACTGGCTGGTGTTCCTGTGGGTGCTCACCCGGCTGCCGCGGCAGAAGGTCGGCGTGCGCAGCGCGGTCCGCGGCGCGGTGGCGATGGCCGTCGGCTTCGAGGCGCTGAAGCTGGCCGGCGGCTTCTACCTCCGGCTCATCGGCGACTCGCCGACCGGGATCGCGTTCGGCTCGATCATCGGTCTCATCTTCTTCATCTCGCTCGTCGCGCGGCTGCTGGTCTACGTCACGGCGTGGACGGCGACCGGCTCGGACGCGCCGCCGAAGCCGGTCCAGCCGCCCGCGCCGGTGGTGCTGAAGCCGGTGGTCGTGGTGGACCCGCCGATGGCCGTGCCCGCCACGGTCGGCGTGGTGACGGGCGTGCTCGGCACCCTCCTCGCGCTGGGGTTGCGCCGCCGCGCCCGCCGCTGA
- a CDS encoding steroid 3-ketoacyl-CoA thiolase: MGVPVIVEAVRTPIGKRNGLLAGLHAAELLGAAQLALLDRAGIDPALVEQLIGGCVTQAGEQSNNVTRTAWLHAGLPETAGATTIDAQCGSAQQATHLIAGLIAADAVEVGVACGVEAMSRVPLGTNRAGASPRPSSWSIDLPNQYGAAERIAVRRGLTREDVDAFGASSQQKAAAAWEAGHFDREVVPVKAPVLSSEGSPTGETRLVARDQGLRDTTAEGLARLKPVVEDGVHTAGTSSQISDGAAALLLMDAGRAAALGLRPRARIVAQALVGAEPYYHLDGPIRATERVLSRTGMTVGDVDLFEVNEAFASVALSWQQVMAPDPSRVNVNGGAIALGHPVGSTGARLLTTALHELERRDASTALVTMCAGGALATASIIERL, translated from the coding sequence ATGGGCGTGCCGGTCATCGTCGAAGCCGTGCGGACCCCGATCGGCAAGCGGAACGGGCTGCTGGCCGGCCTGCACGCGGCCGAGCTGCTGGGTGCCGCGCAGCTCGCCCTGCTGGACCGCGCCGGGATCGACCCGGCTCTCGTCGAGCAGCTCATCGGGGGCTGCGTCACGCAGGCGGGTGAGCAGTCGAACAACGTCACGCGCACGGCGTGGCTGCACGCGGGCCTGCCCGAGACGGCGGGCGCGACGACGATCGACGCCCAGTGCGGCTCGGCGCAGCAGGCCACCCACCTGATCGCCGGCCTCATCGCGGCGGACGCCGTCGAAGTCGGTGTCGCGTGCGGGGTCGAGGCGATGAGCCGGGTGCCGCTGGGCACGAACCGCGCGGGCGCGTCGCCGCGGCCGTCGTCGTGGTCGATCGACCTGCCCAACCAGTACGGCGCGGCCGAGCGGATCGCGGTCCGCCGCGGGCTGACGCGCGAGGACGTCGACGCGTTCGGCGCTTCGTCGCAACAGAAGGCCGCGGCCGCGTGGGAAGCGGGACACTTCGACCGCGAAGTCGTGCCGGTGAAAGCGCCGGTGCTGTCGTCCGAGGGCTCGCCGACCGGGGAGACCCGCTTGGTCGCCCGCGACCAGGGCCTGCGCGACACGACGGCGGAAGGCCTAGCCCGGCTCAAGCCGGTGGTCGAGGACGGCGTCCACACGGCGGGCACGTCGTCCCAGATCTCCGACGGCGCGGCGGCTCTGCTCCTGATGGACGCCGGGCGGGCGGCGGCGCTGGGCCTGCGTCCGCGCGCCCGGATCGTCGCACAGGCCCTGGTCGGCGCCGAGCCGTACTACCACCTGGACGGCCCGATCCGCGCGACGGAACGGGTGCTGTCCCGGACCGGGATGACCGTGGGTGACGTGGACCTGTTCGAGGTCAACGAAGCGTTCGCTTCGGTGGCGTTGTCGTGGCAGCAGGTGATGGCGCCGGATCCCTCGCGGGTCAACGTCAACGGCGGCGCGATCGCGCTCGGCCACCCGGTGGGCAGCACGGGCGCGCGCCTGCTGACGACGGCGTTGCACGAGCTGGAGCGGCGGGACGCGTCGACGGCACTGGTGACGATGTGCGCGGGCGGCGCTCTGGCCACGGCGTCGATCATCGAGCGGCTCTAG
- a CDS encoding cytochrome P450, with amino-acid sequence MAAPLIPAGFDFTDPDLLAERLPVAEFAELRRTAPVWWNPQKHNTAGYRDDGYWVVSRHADVKEVSRDSTLYSSREKTAIIRFDENMTEDNLEANRLVLLNQDAPQHTKLRRIVSKGFTPRSISKLEDTLRDRADRIVHEARKKGSGDFVTDVACELPLQAIAELIGIPQEDRLKIFDWSNQMVAYDDPEYEVAPLEASAQLVGYAWNMAEERRKCPMDDIATKLIQADVDGESLGSDEFGFFVILLAVAGNETTRNAITHGMKAFLDHPDQWALFKEQRPKTAPDEIVRWATPIVAFQRTATRDTELGGAQIRKGDRVGMFYSSANFDHEVFENPEKFDIFREDNPHVGFGGTGSHYCIGANLARLEIDLIFNAIADVMPDIAEAAPPVRLRSSWINGIKHYPVNYG; translated from the coding sequence GTGGCCGCTCCGCTCATCCCCGCCGGGTTCGACTTCACCGATCCCGATCTCTTGGCAGAGCGACTTCCCGTCGCCGAGTTCGCCGAACTGCGGCGGACCGCCCCGGTGTGGTGGAACCCCCAGAAGCACAACACCGCCGGCTACCGCGACGACGGCTACTGGGTCGTCTCGCGCCACGCGGACGTCAAGGAGGTCTCCCGCGACAGCACGCTGTACTCGTCGCGCGAAAAGACCGCCATCATCCGCTTCGACGAGAACATGACCGAGGACAACCTCGAGGCGAACCGCCTGGTGCTGCTCAACCAGGACGCCCCGCAGCACACGAAGCTGCGGCGGATCGTGTCGAAGGGCTTCACCCCGCGGTCGATCTCGAAGCTCGAGGACACCCTGCGCGACCGCGCCGACCGGATCGTGCACGAGGCACGGAAGAAGGGGTCGGGCGACTTCGTCACCGACGTCGCCTGCGAGCTGCCGCTGCAGGCGATCGCCGAGCTGATCGGCATCCCGCAGGAAGACCGGCTGAAGATCTTCGACTGGTCCAACCAGATGGTCGCCTACGACGACCCCGAGTACGAGGTCGCGCCGCTGGAAGCGTCCGCCCAGCTCGTCGGGTACGCCTGGAACATGGCCGAGGAGCGGCGCAAGTGCCCGATGGACGACATCGCCACCAAGCTCATCCAGGCCGACGTCGACGGTGAATCGCTCGGCTCCGACGAGTTCGGGTTCTTCGTCATCCTGCTCGCCGTCGCCGGCAACGAGACGACGCGCAACGCCATCACCCACGGCATGAAGGCCTTCCTGGACCACCCGGACCAATGGGCACTGTTCAAGGAGCAGCGGCCGAAGACCGCGCCCGACGAGATCGTCCGCTGGGCCACCCCGATCGTCGCCTTCCAGCGCACCGCCACCCGGGACACCGAGCTCGGCGGCGCGCAGATCCGCAAGGGCGACCGCGTCGGGATGTTCTACAGCTCGGCCAACTTCGACCACGAGGTCTTCGAAAACCCGGAGAAGTTCGACATCTTCCGCGAGGACAACCCGCACGTCGGCTTCGGCGGCACGGGGTCGCACTACTGCATCGGCGCCAACCTGGCCCGGCTGGAGATCGACCTGATCTTCAACGCCATCGCCGACGTGATGCCGGACATCGCCGAGGCCGCACCCCCCGTGCGGCTGCGGTCGAGCTGGATCAACGGCATCAAGCACTACCCGGTGAACTACGGCTGA
- a CDS encoding thiolase domain-containing protein, translating into MTKQLTAVLGTGQTHHRAKRQDVSMPGLLREAIDRAMLDAQVEWADIDAVVLGKAPDLFEGVMMPELFLADSLGATGKPLLRVHTAGSVGGSTALVAASLIQAGVHRRVLTVAYEKQSESNAMWGLSILPPFQMPVGAGAGGYFAPHVRSYIRRSGAPEHVGAIVAAKDRRNGALNPYAHLQQPDITVESVRASQMLWDPIRYDETCPSSDGACAMVLGDEAAGDAVPGGAAWIHATAMRTEPTTFAGRDQVNPRAGREAAAALWAEAGITDPMSEVDVAEIYVPFSWFEPMWLENLGFAPEGEGWKVTEKGETAIGGRLPCNPSGGVLSSNPIGASGMLRFSEAAKQVMGRAGDYQVDGARRALGHAYGGGSQYFSMWLVGSEKPAS; encoded by the coding sequence ATGACCAAGCAGCTCACCGCCGTGCTCGGCACCGGCCAGACGCACCACCGCGCCAAGCGCCAGGACGTCTCCATGCCGGGCCTGCTGCGCGAGGCGATCGACCGCGCCATGCTCGACGCCCAGGTGGAGTGGGCCGACATCGACGCCGTCGTGCTCGGCAAGGCGCCGGACCTGTTCGAGGGCGTCATGATGCCCGAGCTGTTCCTCGCCGACTCCCTCGGCGCGACCGGGAAACCGCTGCTGCGCGTGCACACCGCCGGGTCGGTGGGCGGGTCGACGGCGCTGGTCGCGGCGTCGCTCATCCAGGCGGGCGTGCACCGGCGGGTGCTCACGGTGGCGTACGAGAAGCAGTCCGAGTCGAACGCGATGTGGGGCCTGTCGATCCTGCCGCCGTTCCAGATGCCGGTCGGCGCCGGCGCCGGTGGCTACTTCGCGCCGCACGTGCGTTCCTACATCCGCCGTTCGGGGGCGCCCGAGCACGTCGGCGCGATCGTCGCGGCGAAGGACCGGCGCAACGGCGCTTTGAACCCGTATGCGCACCTGCAGCAGCCGGACATCACCGTCGAGTCGGTGCGGGCGTCGCAGATGCTGTGGGACCCGATCCGCTACGACGAGACGTGCCCGTCGTCCGACGGCGCGTGCGCGATGGTGCTCGGCGACGAGGCCGCCGGGGACGCGGTTCCCGGTGGGGCGGCCTGGATCCACGCGACGGCGATGCGCACCGAGCCGACCACGTTCGCCGGCCGCGACCAGGTGAACCCCCGGGCCGGACGCGAGGCCGCGGCCGCGCTGTGGGCCGAGGCGGGGATCACCGACCCGATGTCCGAAGTGGACGTCGCGGAGATCTACGTGCCGTTCTCGTGGTTCGAGCCGATGTGGCTGGAGAACCTGGGTTTCGCGCCCGAAGGCGAGGGCTGGAAGGTGACCGAGAAGGGCGAGACGGCGATCGGCGGCCGTCTCCCGTGCAACCCGTCCGGCGGGGTGCTGTCGTCGAACCCGATCGGCGCGTCGGGCATGCTGCGGTTCTCGGAGGCGGCGAAGCAGGTGATGGGCCGGGCCGGGGACTACCAGGTGGACGGCGCCCGCCGCGCACTCGGCCACGCCTACGGCGGCGGCTCCCAGTACTTCTCGATGTGGCTGGTCGGCTCCGAAAAACCCGCCTCCTGA